One genomic window of Lytechinus variegatus isolate NC3 chromosome 1, Lvar_3.0, whole genome shotgun sequence includes the following:
- the LOC121431916 gene encoding alpha-1B adrenergic receptor-like: MASTIAPHQNSSESLATEGGSDGQLYVLENPVLRIIIGTLFVVISIVGAIGNLLIISSIALSRKLRSATNCFIGNLAVADLLSCLSLPFNAVAMFSMSGWPLPGWICALVSTVVLNCLAASVLTLAFIAFNRWYLLGRSKEIFQKLYTPRKTGLMIVFSWLYPFVLILAPHFSGFISIGYSEEYKICALDTGSKYADYYSMMGGLLVILPAFVALFVIYIKIYRLVTKHEETMQATMGRDISDHINSTVPVNRGIRGSNISISPPDSSLPGIDPGEKNTPVFLSRQDAPPERLQSGKSLEVPFDLQNKNLCDKNLDSASTSTGAPAIALKLHRVTPCTDLQLEQVQQGLLHKSPRQKRLHNKSHILPMEKKRQNMNNKTVKITKKLAIIVVVFVVCTLPFGIGTLVPPSRPAVPWNYLLLFFNSCLNPIIYARTMRSFRNVMGCIARCSFYSIKDPTEFARFLRR, from the coding sequence ATGGCAAGTACTATCGCCCCTCATCAGAATAGCTCTGAAAGTCTTGCAACTGAAGGTGGAAGTGATGGACAACTATACGTTCTTGAAAACCCAGTGCTTCGAATCATTATTGGTACACTCTTTGTAGTGATATCTATCGTGGGCGCCATAGGAAACTTGCTTATAATCTCATCAATAGCTCTCTCTAGGAAACTAAGAAGTGCCACCAACTGCTTTATCGGAAACCTAGCCGTTGCTGATTTACTCTCGTGCTTAAGCCTACCATTTAACGCGGTTGCCATGTTCAGTATGTCCGGCTGGCCTCTACCGGGTTGGATCTGCGCTCTTGTCTCCACAGTTGTCCTGAACTGTCTAGCAGCGAGTGTACTGACACTAGCCTTCATTGCTTTCAATCGTTGGTACTTGCTGGGAAGATCAAAAGAGATATTCCAGAAGTTGTATACTCCAAGAAAAACGGGTTTGATGATTGTATTCTCATGGTTGTACCCTTTTGTTCTAATTCTGGCCCCTCATTTCAGCGGGTTCATATCTATTGGATATTCTGAAGAATATAAAATATGTGCTCTGGACACTGGAAGTAAATATGCAGATTACTACAGCATGATGGGTGGACTTTTGGTAATCCTTCCAGCTTTtgtagcactttttgtaatctatATCAAAATATACCGTCTTGTGACCAAACATGAGGAAACTATGCAAGCTACGATGGGTAGAGATATTTCAGACCATATCAACAGCACGGTTCCTGTTAATAGAGGGATTAGAGGATCTAACATTTCCATCTCTCCACCCGATAGTTCATTGCCTGGGATAGATCCTGGTGAAAAGAACACTCCAGTATTTCTAAGTCGGCAAGACGCTCCACCAGAGCGATTACAGAGTGGCAAATCTCTGGAAGTTCcatttgatttacaaaacaagaaCCTATGTGACAAGAATTTAGACAGCGCATCTACATCTACTGGCGCACCAGCAATCGCTTTGAAATTACACCGAGTCACACCATGTACAGACCTTCAGTTAGAGCAGGTTCAGCAAGGATTGCTACATAAGTCACCCAGACAGAAAAGGTTGCACAACAAAAGTCACATCCTGCCCATGGAGAAAAAGAGACAAAATATGAACAATAAAACGGTGAAAATAACCAAGAAACTAGCCATTATCGTCGTCGTTTTCGTCGTTTGCACCCTTCCTTTTGGCATAGGGACGTTGGTTCCTCCAAGTAGACCGGCCGTACCTTGGAATTATCTTCtgctctttttcaatagttgccTCAATCCGATCATCTATGCCAGGACCATGAGGTCTTTCCGCAATGTCATGGGGTGCATAGCACGATGCAGTTTCTATAGTATTAAAGACCCAACAGAATTCGCCCGATTTTTAAGACGTTAG
- the LOC121406554 gene encoding alpha-1B adrenergic receptor-like has translation MIGNSIVILAIIVSRKLRSTTNWFVLNLACADFLSSTSLPFHVVTMLDKTDSAFPNWFCTLISVIRLTCLSVSMIMLAMIGFTRWFLITKPLYKFKKVYRPRNLKLTMTFSWIYSALWVVIPHFAGLGTLGFSFQFKICQWDSSTDPFKDFYALLGGFGVFFMFALVIINYLLIYRFVARHGRKMKALMMGHTRREPAHDVSMDNVQDHGTPSPPMTDDQDTQMTQQSQSDGMVDSTNSAATRAEKHENKNHAVIKKQSVVVTKRLAVIVFVFFISFMPFGISILVAPWRPVVPWTLPIFYISNCINPLIYAGTMPTFREVMRFIIKCRWTSIPASIF, from the coding sequence ATGATTGGAAACTCGATTGTAATCCTTGCTATCATCGTCTCTCGCAAGCTACGATCGACAACTAACTGGTTTGTGCTCAATCTAGCATGTGCTGACTTTCTGTCAAGTACTTCTCTTCCTTTCCACGTTGTAACTATGTTGGATAAGACAGACAGCGCTTTCCCAAACTGGTTTTGCACCTTAATATCCGTCATCAGACTCACTTGCTTATCCGTAAGCATGATCATGTTGGCAATGATTGGATTTACCCGTTGGTTTCTCATCACAAAGCCACTCTATAAATTCAAGAAAGTCTACCGACCTCGTAATCTAAAACTCACGATGACTTTTTCTTGGATATACTCCGCATTGTGGGTCGTCATTCCACACTTTGCAGGTCTGGGAACGCTTGGGTTCTCATTCCAATTTAAAATTTGCCAATGGGACTCTTCTACCGATCCATTCAAAGATTTCTACGCTCTTCTAGGGGGCTTTGGTGTCTTTTTCATGTTTGCACTTGTTATCATCAACTACCTATTGATTTATCGTTTCGTGGCCAGACACGGCAGGAAGATGAAAGCACTCATGATGGGACACACCCGCAGAGAACCAGCCCATGATGTTTCCATGGACAACGTTCAAGATCATGGAACCCCTTCGCCACCAATGACCGACGATCAAGATACACAAATGACCCAACAATCGCAAAGTGATGGGATGGTAGACTCAACTAATTCTGCCGCAACGAGAGCTGAAAAGCACGAGAATAAGAATCATGCAGTGATCAAGAAACAGTCAGTGGTTGTTACCAAGAGGCTCGCTGTCAtcgtttttgttttcttcatctCTTTCATGCCATTCGGTATCAGCATTCTGGTGGCTCCGTGGCGTCCAGTGGTTCCCTGGACATTGCCCATCTTCTATATCAGCAACTGTATCAATCCCCTGATCTATGCCGGGACGATGCCCACCTTCCGGGAAGTTATGAGGTTCATCATCAAATGTCGCTGGACCAGCATTCCAGCTTCTATTTTCTAA